In Phaseolus vulgaris cultivar G19833 chromosome 10, P. vulgaris v2.0, whole genome shotgun sequence, a single genomic region encodes these proteins:
- the LOC137815324 gene encoding uncharacterized mitochondrial protein AtMg00810-like: protein MESWKEASTPMPSSCYMDADSAGKSVDQTKYRGLIGSLLYLTASRPNIMFAVCLCARYQANPKESDFKAAKRILKYLKGTSIVGLWYPSHYPIHLIGYSDSDFAGCKLDRKSTSGTCHLLGSSLISWNSKKQACVALSTAEAEYIAVGSCCAQIL, encoded by the coding sequence atggaaagctggaaagaagcaagcactccaatgccatcaagctgctataTGGATGCTGATTctgctggaaagagtgtagatcaaaccaaatacagaggattgattggctctttgctatATCTAACAGCAAGTAGGCCGAACATCATGTTCGCggtgtgtctttgtgcaagatatcaagcaaatcctaaagaatcagacttcaaagctgcaaaaagaattctgaaatatctaaAAGGAACATCAattgttgggttatggtatccttctcactatCCAATTcacttaattggttattcagattctgactttgcaggttgcaagctagataggaagagcacaagtggcacttgccaccttcttggctcaagcctaatctcatggaaTAGCaaaaagcaagcatgtgttgctctctctactgctgaggctgagtatatagctgttggaagctgttgtgcacaaattctatga
- the LOC137819054 gene encoding alkaline ceramidase-like, translated as MMWEILLYMFILYSPDWHYPRTMPIFLVLYGVIFAIVHSVVRFGIGFKLHYVILCLLCSPRMYKYYIYSDCVSAKSLGKLYVVTFLLGGLCWLCDHVFCNQISRWPINPQGHALWHLFMGFNSYFANTFLMFCRAQQLACSPKVVRLMGVLPYVKIEKPKRQ; from the coding sequence ATGATGTGGGAGATTCTGCTATACATGTTCATCCTGTATTCCCCAGATTGGCACTACCCTCGTACAATGCCCATCTTCCTAGTTTTGTATGGTGTTATTTTTGCCATTGTCCATTCAGTGGTCCGTTTTGGAATTGGCTTCAAACTCCATTATGTCATTCTCTGTCTCCTCTGCAGTCCAAGAATGTACAAGTATTACATTTATAGTGATTGTGTGTCTGCAAAGAGCCTGGGAAAGCTATATGTAGTTACTTTTCTATTGGGAGGTTTGTGTTGGTTATGCGATCACGTTTTCTGCAACCAAATTTCTCGTTGGCCAATTAATCCACAAGGTCATGCTTTGTGGCATCTCTTCATGGGTTTCAATTCCTACTTTGCAAACACATTCTTGATGTTTTGTCGTGCTCAACAACTTGCCTGCTCTCCAAAAGTTGTCCGTTTAATGGGTGTCTTGCCCTATGTGAAGATTGAGAAGCCAAAACGCCAGTAA
- the LOC137812576 gene encoding phosphatidate cytidylyltransferase 1-like → MQRDTSTTAPLTTSGRIRHRKRSNEVIPEVSKANGTQLLVNDKSKYKSMLIRAYSSVWMIGGFVLIIYMGHLYITAMVVVIQIFMAKELFNLLRRAHEDRQLPGFRLLNWHFFFTSMLFVYGRILSQRLVNTVTSDMVLYRLVSSLIKYHMVICYALYIAGFMWFILTLKKKMYKYQFGQYAWTHMILIVVFGQSSFTVASIFEGIFWFLLPASLIVINDIAAYIFGFFFGKTPLIKLSPKKTWEGFIGASVTTIISAFMLADIMGHSQWLTCPRKDLSTGWLHCDPGPMFKPESYSLPGWIPHWFPWKEVSILPVQWHALCLGLFASIIAPFGGFFASGFKRAFKIKDFGDSIPGHGGITDRMDCQMVMAVFAYIYHQSFVVQQSLSVEMILDQILINLSFNELEALYWRLGEILQRGIPRKS, encoded by the exons ATGCAGAGGGATACTAGTACTACTGCCCCATTAACCACAAGTGGTCGGATTAGGCACCGCAAACGCTCAAATGAG GTTATTCCGGAAGTTAGCAAAGCAAATGGTACCCAGTTACTTGTTAATGACAAAAGCAAATACAAGTCCATGCTAATTCGAGCATATTCATCCGTATGGATGATTGGCGGCTTTGTGTTGATCATATATATGGGTCACCTCTACATCACTGCAATGGTGGTGGTTATTCAAATCTTCATGGCAAAGGAGCTTTTCAATCTACTCAGGAGAGCTCATGAAGATAGGCAGCTGCCTGGATTTAGGCTATTAAACTG GCATTTTTTCTTCACTTCAATgttatttgtttatggacgtatTCTGAGTCAACGGCTGGTTAACACTGTAACTTCAGACATGGTTTTATATCGGCTAGTGAGCAGTCTTATTAAGTATCATATGGTTATTTGCTATGCCCTGTACATTGCAG GATTTATGTGGTTCATTCTCACATTGAAGAAGAAGATGTATAAGTACCAATTTGGCCAGTATGCTTGGACACATATGATTCTAATTGTTGTATTTGGCCAGTCCTCCTTTACTGTGGCAAGCATTTTTGAAGGGATTTTCTG GTTTCTTCTCCCAGCATCACTTATTGTCATTAATGATATTGCTGCTTATATCTTTGGTTTCTTCTTTGGAAAAACCCCTTTGATTAAGTTATCTCCAAAGAAAACCTGGGAGGGTTTTATTGGGGCATCCGTTACCACTATCATCTCTGCATTTATG CTTGCTGACATCATGGGTCATTCTCAGTGGCTAACGTGTCCAAGGAAG GATTTGTCAACTGGTTGGCTTCACTGTGATCCTGGTCCTATGTTTAAGCCAGAATCCTACTCCTTACCTGGATGGATCCCTCATTGG TTTCCTTGGAAGGAGGTATCAATCCTACCAGTTCAATGGCATGCTTTATGTCTTGGCTTGTTTGCTTCGATTATTGCACCTTTTGGAGGTTTCTTTGCTAGTGGTTTTAAAAGGGCTTTTAAAATAAAG GATTTTGGTGATAGTATTCCAGGACATGGTGGAATTACTGACAGAATGGATTGCCAG ATGGTTATGGCCGTGTTTGCATATATATATCATCAGTCATTTGTTGTGCAACAAAGTCTCTCGGTTGAAATGATTTTGGACCAG ATATTGATCAACCTATCGTTCAATGAACTAGAAGCTCTATATTGGAGACTTGGAGAAATTTTACAGCGGGGGATTCCAAGGAAATCTTAG